One window of the Endomicrobium proavitum genome contains the following:
- a CDS encoding P-II family nitrogen regulator, protein MIKIEAIVREEKLEDIKEALNKIQVNGITVSQVMGCGKQKGYTELVRGTEVAITMLPKVKFEILVSSPAWEKKTIDAILKAAYTGKPGDGKIFSYDLRNVVRVRTKETGTDAIN, encoded by the coding sequence ATGATTAAGATTGAAGCAATAGTGCGTGAAGAAAAATTAGAAGATATTAAAGAAGCTTTAAATAAAATTCAAGTAAACGGAATCACGGTTTCTCAAGTAATGGGCTGCGGCAAGCAGAAAGGTTATACGGAACTTGTTCGCGGAACGGAAGTTGCAATAACCATGCTTCCCAAAGTAAAGTTTGAAATTTTAGTTTCTTCGCCGGCATGGGAAAAGAAAACAATTGACGCTATTCTCAAAGCGGCATACACGGGAAAACCCGGCGACGGAAAAATTTTCAGTTATGATTTAAGAAACGTCGTGAGAGTTCGCACAAAAGAAACGGGAACCGACGCTATCAATTAG
- a CDS encoding ammonium transporter, whose translation MNVGDTAFILICAALVFIMTPGLALFYGGLGRRKNMVNNMMNSVFILGLGISLYALIGYSLSFGDGGGQIIGSLKNVALNGITKDSIFGENLPTFAFVAFQMMFALITPAIITGSVAGRMKFKALFIFIGLWSVLVYYPLAHMVWGGGFIGETLKALDFAGGDVVHISSGLTGLILAIILGKRQGYAQTSYRVHNVPLIVLGMGLLWFGWFGFNAGSALAANGLAAHAFMTTAVSAAIALVTWLAIDVIKQGKATLIGACTGVVAGLVGITPAAGFVSITGAFVIGITTSIVCYFGITLIKKVLKIDDALDAFGCHGIGGIWGGLLTGFFVVPELNLTEGLGGLFYGGGWTQFIAQAEGILVTIAIVIVGTLICAGITRIFTPLRVDKKEELQGLDVSEHGENAYPSFFGLD comes from the coding sequence ATTAATGTGGGAGACACAGCATTTATTCTTATTTGTGCGGCGCTTGTTTTCATTATGACGCCGGGATTGGCTCTCTTTTACGGAGGGTTGGGCCGCAGAAAAAACATGGTAAACAACATGATGAACTCTGTGTTCATCTTGGGTCTTGGAATTTCATTGTATGCTTTGATAGGCTACAGTCTTTCTTTCGGAGACGGAGGCGGTCAGATAATAGGTTCTCTTAAAAATGTTGCGCTTAACGGTATAACCAAAGACAGCATTTTCGGCGAAAACTTGCCTACGTTTGCATTTGTTGCTTTCCAGATGATGTTTGCGCTTATTACTCCGGCTATTATTACAGGTTCCGTTGCCGGAAGAATGAAATTTAAAGCGTTATTTATATTCATCGGTTTATGGTCTGTTCTTGTATATTATCCGTTGGCGCATATGGTTTGGGGCGGCGGATTTATTGGCGAAACTTTGAAAGCTTTAGATTTTGCCGGCGGCGATGTTGTTCACATCAGCTCTGGTTTAACCGGTCTTATTCTTGCTATAATTTTAGGCAAAAGACAAGGTTATGCGCAGACCTCTTACAGAGTTCACAATGTTCCTTTAATAGTTTTGGGCATGGGACTTTTGTGGTTTGGATGGTTTGGCTTTAATGCGGGTTCGGCTTTAGCGGCAAACGGTTTGGCTGCTCACGCGTTTATGACAACTGCAGTTTCTGCGGCAATAGCTTTGGTTACATGGTTGGCTATAGATGTAATTAAGCAGGGAAAAGCAACTCTTATCGGCGCTTGCACCGGTGTTGTTGCGGGACTTGTAGGAATTACTCCGGCTGCCGGCTTTGTAAGTATTACCGGAGCATTTGTTATTGGTATAACTACAAGCATAGTGTGCTATTTCGGCATAACGCTTATTAAAAAAGTTCTTAAAATTGACGACGCTCTTGACGCTTTCGGATGCCATGGTATCGGCGGAATTTGGGGCGGATTGTTGACCGGATTTTTTGTTGTTCCCGAACTTAATCTTACGGAAGGACTCGGCGGATTGTTCTACGGCGGCGGCTGGACGCAATTTATTGCTCAGGCGGAAGGTATTTTGGTAACAATTGCAATAGTTATAGTAGGCACTTTGATTTGCGCAGGAATTACGCGAATATTTACTCCTTTAAGAGTTGATAAAAAAGAAGAGCTTCAAGGGCTTGACGTTTCCGAACACGGTGAAAACGCATATCCTTCTTTCTTCGGTTTGGATTAA
- a CDS encoding cation:proton antiporter produces the protein MHEYQLLYILGVGFAFALAFGFITQKLGLSSIVGYLLAGFLIGPNTPFFTADYSLAFQLSEAGVILLMFGVGLHFKIDDLLAVKGVAIPGAIVQSAVATVIGTYIGTLLGLDLQSGLILGLGLAVASTVVLLRVLSDNDALNTVHGHVAVGWLVVEDILTVLILVVLPILAGMLNSANSAAAGGGESNLKIVEAVAFAVLKIGVLWILVIEAGGRLVPWIMSKVARTRSQELFTLTVLVIAFATAMIAAVVFQASFALGAFLGGMVVGKSKVSNQAAADILPLRDAFAVLFFLSVGMLFDPRYFIEYPLLILACLAIVLIVKPLTAMFVVTILGYSIRTALTVAAGLAQVGEFSFILAQEAKRLNLAGDTVYNAIVICAIISITLNPAVFSRIPAFETILRSKEKLWNFLNAVAEKRGSKRNKNQELAKNLLPTEDYLAKKTALIIGYGPTGQKITQMLLEHDVHPIIIEMNVDTVNSLSAKGFFTIYGDSTKKDILEAAGISSADYVIITVPSLSITSATASLAAALNPKARIFVRARFLHSKEHLKQIGISGIAIEEEEVAKSLTSLLLDDLEEQSLLAAAAEIAAEECKPDDAICRDEIFKKTKNK, from the coding sequence ATGCACGAATACCAGCTTCTTTACATTTTAGGCGTAGGATTTGCTTTCGCTCTTGCATTCGGGTTTATCACTCAAAAACTCGGTCTTTCCTCTATCGTAGGATATCTGCTTGCAGGTTTTTTAATAGGCCCCAACACCCCGTTTTTTACCGCAGACTACAGTCTTGCTTTCCAGCTTTCCGAAGCCGGCGTAATACTTTTAATGTTCGGCGTAGGATTACATTTTAAAATAGACGATTTACTTGCCGTAAAAGGCGTAGCTATTCCGGGCGCAATTGTGCAAAGCGCAGTTGCTACGGTAATAGGTACTTATATAGGAACGCTTTTAGGTCTTGATTTACAGTCCGGACTTATTTTAGGTCTTGGGCTTGCGGTAGCCAGCACGGTTGTTTTGCTTAGAGTTTTATCAGACAACGACGCCTTAAACACAGTCCATGGGCACGTAGCCGTAGGGTGGCTTGTGGTAGAAGATATTCTTACTGTTTTAATTTTGGTAGTTTTGCCGATTCTTGCAGGAATGTTAAACAGCGCCAATTCCGCCGCTGCCGGCGGCGGCGAAAGCAATTTGAAAATTGTGGAAGCGGTAGCGTTTGCCGTTTTAAAAATAGGCGTTTTGTGGATTTTGGTAATAGAAGCAGGCGGAAGACTTGTTCCGTGGATTATGTCAAAAGTGGCAAGAACGCGCTCGCAGGAATTGTTTACGCTTACGGTTCTTGTAATAGCTTTTGCAACAGCTATGATAGCGGCGGTAGTATTTCAGGCATCATTTGCTTTAGGCGCGTTTTTGGGCGGAATGGTTGTAGGAAAAAGCAAAGTAAGCAATCAGGCTGCGGCAGATATTCTTCCTTTAAGAGACGCTTTCGCCGTTTTGTTTTTCTTATCGGTGGGAATGCTTTTTGACCCGAGATATTTTATTGAATATCCTCTTCTAATATTGGCGTGTCTTGCGATAGTTCTTATTGTAAAACCGCTTACGGCAATGTTTGTTGTTACAATTTTAGGATACTCAATACGCACGGCGCTTACCGTGGCCGCGGGACTTGCGCAGGTTGGAGAATTTTCTTTCATTTTAGCGCAGGAAGCAAAAAGATTAAACCTCGCCGGAGACACCGTTTACAACGCAATAGTTATATGCGCGATAATTTCAATAACTTTAAACCCTGCGGTATTTTCACGTATTCCCGCTTTTGAAACTATCTTGCGTTCAAAAGAAAAATTATGGAACTTCTTAAATGCGGTTGCGGAAAAACGCGGCAGCAAGAGAAATAAAAATCAAGAACTTGCAAAAAATCTTTTGCCTACCGAAGATTATCTCGCAAAAAAAACAGCGCTTATAATAGGCTACGGACCGACGGGGCAAAAAATAACGCAAATGCTTTTAGAGCATGACGTGCACCCTATAATAATAGAAATGAACGTGGACACCGTAAACAGTTTAAGCGCAAAAGGATTTTTCACAATTTACGGCGATTCAACTAAAAAAGATATTTTGGAAGCCGCAGGCATTTCAAGCGCGGATTACGTTATAATAACCGTGCCGTCTTTAAGCATAACTTCCGCAACAGCGTCGCTTGCGGCGGCGCTAAACCCTAAAGCGCGCATTTTTGTAAGAGCGCGTTTTCTTCACAGCAAAGAACATTTAAAACAAATAGGCATTTCCGGAATCGCGATAGAGGAAGAAGAAGTTGCAAAATCTCTTACGTCGCTTTTGCTTGACGATCTTGAAGAGCAAAGCCTGCTTGCCGCGGCAGCCGAAATAGCCGCAGAAGAATGCAAACCCGACGATGCAATTTGCAGAGACGAAATCTTTAAGAAAACGAAGAACAAATGA